One Thermus tengchongensis genomic window carries:
- the ggt gene encoding gamma-glutamyltransferase has translation MNPLATQAALQILSQGGNAVDAAVAAAAVLGVTDPYSAGIGGGGFMVIYLAKERRVVTIDHRETAPASFHPRVFLEANGQPIPFAERVTSGLSVGVPGTVMGWEEALKRYGTMGFAQVLAPAIRIAEQGFPVSETFAQQTRANQERFNYFTSTRSLFLPGGQVPAVGSTFKNPDLARTYRSIAIGGSRIFYRGPIAQAIVDTVNRPPLAPGVTANVRPGRMALSDLADYYARILPPVVSSYRGYTVYGMGLPSSGGLTIALALNILEGFNLGALSREQALHLYLEASRLAFADRNAYMGDIGFADVPIPGLLSKAYAEEQRKRIGPRAAEGAVAPGDPYRFFEDPSPVLRPRARNASWEGESTTHLTVADKEGNIVAYTFTIESIGGNGMVVPGYGFLLNNELTDFDPTAPHPNAPEAFKRPRSSMSPTLVFKDGRPFMALGSPGGATIITTVLQTLLNVIDFQMSWEEAVAAPRLSQRNLATTTVERGFETSALARALEGLGHRWTVTGEIGAATLIGFNPDGSLTAVAEPVRRGGGSAGVVQPKPEGR, from the coding sequence GTGAACCCTTTGGCCACCCAAGCTGCTCTACAGATCCTGTCGCAGGGCGGGAACGCCGTAGACGCGGCAGTAGCCGCTGCGGCGGTGCTTGGGGTCACCGATCCTTACTCCGCCGGCATCGGCGGCGGCGGCTTCATGGTGATTTACCTGGCCAAGGAACGAAGGGTTGTCACCATTGACCATCGGGAAACCGCCCCGGCCTCCTTCCACCCCCGGGTGTTTCTGGAGGCCAACGGCCAACCCATCCCCTTCGCTGAGCGGGTGACGAGCGGCCTTTCTGTGGGAGTACCGGGCACAGTCATGGGTTGGGAAGAAGCTTTAAAACGCTACGGCACCATGGGCTTTGCCCAGGTGCTGGCTCCAGCCATCCGCATTGCCGAACAGGGTTTTCCCGTCAGCGAAACCTTTGCTCAGCAGACCCGGGCCAATCAGGAAAGGTTCAACTACTTCACCTCTACCCGCTCCCTTTTCCTACCAGGCGGACAGGTGCCAGCGGTGGGTTCCACCTTCAAGAACCCTGACCTGGCGCGAACCTACCGGAGCATCGCCATCGGTGGCAGCCGCATCTTCTACCGCGGGCCCATTGCCCAGGCCATTGTGGACACGGTCAATCGGCCGCCCCTTGCCCCGGGCGTTACGGCCAACGTGAGGCCTGGGCGGATGGCCCTTTCTGACCTGGCGGACTACTACGCGCGCATTCTCCCGCCTGTGGTGAGCTCGTACCGGGGTTACACCGTGTACGGCATGGGCCTCCCCAGCAGCGGGGGTCTGACCATCGCCCTGGCCCTGAATATACTCGAAGGGTTCAACCTTGGGGCACTTTCTCGAGAACAGGCGCTCCATCTCTATCTCGAAGCCTCCCGTCTAGCCTTTGCTGACCGCAACGCGTACATGGGGGACATAGGGTTCGCGGACGTGCCCATCCCCGGCCTGCTCTCGAAAGCCTACGCAGAGGAACAGCGCAAGCGGATCGGGCCACGGGCCGCAGAAGGTGCCGTGGCGCCGGGAGATCCCTACCGCTTCTTCGAGGACCCCTCTCCGGTGCTACGGCCACGAGCCCGCAACGCTTCTTGGGAAGGGGAGTCGACCACCCATTTGACGGTAGCGGACAAGGAAGGCAACATCGTCGCCTATACCTTCACCATCGAGTCCATAGGCGGCAACGGGATGGTGGTTCCAGGGTACGGCTTCCTCCTCAACAATGAGCTCACGGACTTCGACCCCACCGCACCGCACCCCAACGCCCCAGAAGCTTTCAAGAGACCACGCAGCAGCATGAGCCCCACCCTCGTCTTCAAGGACGGCAGGCCCTTCATGGCCCTCGGCTCACCAGGAGGGGCCACCATCATCACCACCGTCCTCCAGACCCTCCTCAACGTCATCGATTTCCAGATGTCTTGGGAGGAAGCCGTGGCCGCTCCCAGGCTAAGCCAGAGGAACCTGGCTACCACCACCGTGGAGCGCGGCTTTGAGACCTCAGCCTTGGCGAGGGCCCTCGAGGGGTTAGGCCACCGCTGGACGGTAACTGGGGAAATTGGAGCCGCCACCCTCATAGGGTTCAACCCTGACGGCAGCCTTACCGCTGTGGCCGAGCCCGTGCGCCGGGGTGGAGGGAGTGCAGGCGTGGTCCAGCCCAAGCCAGAAGGGAGGTAA
- a CDS encoding metal ABC transporter substrate-binding protein: MRWLSLVLLGLSWAAAQVQVAATTPVLADLVREVGGGRVRVESVVPLGADPHAFDLRPSTALQVSRARLLFANGLGLEPYLPRLRALLPQGARVVELAPRMPAPICGLLGLKERGIHLHGDCDPHMWLDPRYGVGYAEAIAEELARLDPGGREVYQRNLERFRQRVLEEDRRLEACLAGRQPRVVVQHLSLLYLARRYGLEVVGALRDHHGADLGVRGRVALLKEAELKGVDLVVAEPQLDPAPMRRLAEELGARLIVLYTDALDRRVPTYLDLLRWNRERLCEASAN, from the coding sequence ATGCGTTGGCTTAGCTTGGTCCTCTTGGGCCTCTCCTGGGCGGCAGCCCAGGTGCAGGTGGCGGCCACCACCCCGGTCCTCGCGGACCTGGTGCGGGAGGTGGGGGGAGGGAGGGTGCGGGTGGAGAGCGTGGTCCCCCTGGGGGCGGACCCCCACGCCTTTGACCTCCGCCCCTCCACTGCCCTCCAGGTTTCCCGGGCCCGGCTCCTCTTCGCCAACGGGCTGGGCCTGGAGCCCTACCTGCCCCGCCTCCGGGCCCTTCTGCCCCAAGGGGCCAGGGTGGTGGAGCTTGCGCCTAGGATGCCTGCGCCCATCTGCGGTCTCCTGGGCCTCAAGGAGCGGGGGATCCACCTCCACGGGGACTGCGACCCCCACATGTGGCTGGACCCCCGCTACGGGGTGGGCTATGCGGAGGCCATCGCCGAGGAGCTGGCCCGGCTGGACCCCGGGGGGCGGGAGGTTTACCAGAGGAACCTGGAGCGCTTTCGGCAGAGGGTGCTGGAGGAGGACCGGCGCCTCGAGGCCTGCCTGGCCGGCAGGCAGCCCCGGGTGGTGGTCCAGCACCTCTCCCTCCTGTACCTGGCCCGGCGCTACGGGCTGGAGGTGGTGGGGGCCCTTAGGGACCACCACGGGGCCGACCTGGGGGTGAGGGGCCGGGTGGCCCTCCTCAAGGAGGCGGAGCTTAAGGGGGTGGACCTGGTGGTGGCCGAGCCCCAGCTGGACCCGGCCCCCATGCGCCGCCTGGCGGAGGAGTTGGGGGCCAGGCTGATCGTCCTCTACACCGACGCCCTGGACCGGCGGGTGCCCACCTACCTGGACCTCCTCCGCTGGAACCGGGAAAGGCTTTGCGAGGCTTCGGCCAACTAG
- a CDS encoding c-type cytochrome: MYPVWEGLIFHSAFIVALVAVAHVLFSHVTVAATWFNWWVERKALAEGKPYLYDYLKASALRLLMFAYTLGAMFGVGIWFSVTASNPRGISTLIHDFVFYWAAEWFWFIIDVFGIAVYYYTFGRVNPKTHARIGLILALAATGTLAIIVGILGFKLTPGHWLQTGLSLDGFYNPTFWPMLFARFALMFALTALYALLVAAGLPKDHPARAEVVPLAGRVGLVGLTVGVALVLLWYVPSLPEHARVLLGVPQVVQKVFYVKMALGVVATALVLALALLKPNLAARAGAAYLALFLAFLGLFGAERTREAIRKPDVVLGYMASNQIIRVDFAPRGVKAEEGRLNQEGILKHLPFAVAPGAKAAGPAGGLDPVEAGRALVTLQCSSCHTVSKNTALLGGMRNLAAMFHRRGMTKAPQIRAYLEAIGGFPYMHPVVGTPEERDYMAQYLERLVKEFFPQASAGR, from the coding sequence GTGTATCCGGTTTGGGAAGGCCTCATCTTCCATTCTGCCTTCATCGTGGCCCTGGTGGCCGTGGCCCACGTGCTCTTCTCCCACGTGACCGTGGCTGCCACCTGGTTCAACTGGTGGGTGGAGCGGAAGGCCCTGGCTGAAGGCAAGCCCTACCTCTACGACTACCTGAAGGCCTCCGCCCTAAGGCTACTCATGTTCGCCTACACCCTGGGGGCCATGTTCGGGGTGGGCATCTGGTTCTCCGTGACCGCCAGCAACCCCCGGGGCATCTCCACCCTCATCCACGACTTCGTCTTCTACTGGGCGGCGGAGTGGTTCTGGTTCATCATCGACGTCTTCGGCATCGCGGTCTACTACTACACCTTCGGCCGGGTGAACCCCAAAACCCATGCCCGCATCGGCCTCATCCTGGCCTTGGCGGCCACGGGCACCCTGGCTATCATCGTGGGCATCTTAGGCTTCAAGCTCACCCCTGGCCATTGGCTGCAGACGGGCCTTAGCCTGGATGGCTTCTACAACCCCACCTTCTGGCCCATGCTCTTCGCCCGCTTTGCCCTCATGTTCGCCCTCACCGCCCTCTACGCCCTCCTGGTGGCGGCGGGGCTTCCCAAGGACCACCCTGCCCGGGCCGAGGTGGTGCCCCTGGCGGGGAGGGTGGGCCTCGTGGGCCTGACGGTGGGGGTGGCCTTGGTGCTCCTTTGGTATGTGCCCAGCCTGCCCGAGCACGCCCGCGTCCTCCTGGGTGTGCCCCAGGTGGTTCAGAAGGTCTTCTACGTGAAGATGGCGCTCGGCGTGGTGGCGACAGCCCTGGTGCTGGCCCTCGCCCTTCTCAAACCCAACCTCGCGGCCCGGGCAGGTGCGGCTTATTTGGCCCTCTTTCTGGCCTTTTTGGGCCTTTTCGGGGCGGAGCGGACCCGGGAGGCCATCCGCAAGCCCGATGTGGTCCTGGGCTACATGGCCTCCAACCAGATCATCCGGGTGGACTTCGCCCCCAGGGGCGTTAAGGCCGAAGAGGGGCGTTTGAACCAGGAAGGAATTCTCAAACACCTGCCCTTCGCCGTGGCCCCAGGGGCCAAGGCGGCAGGGCCTGCGGGAGGCCTGGACCCGGTGGAGGCTGGACGGGCTCTTGTGACCCTGCAGTGCTCCAGCTGCCACACGGTGAGCAAGAACACCGCCCTCTTGGGGGGCATGCGCAACCTGGCGGCCATGTTCCACCGCCGGGGCATGACCAAGGCCCCGCAGATCCGGGCTTACCTGGAGGCCATCGGCGGCTTTCCCTACATGCACCCCGTGGTGGGCACCCCTGAGGAGCGGGATTACATGGCCCAGTACTTGGAACGCCTGGTTAAGGAGTTCTTCCCCCAGGCGAGCGCAGGGAGGTGA
- a CDS encoding metal ABC transporter substrate-binding protein produces MAALAQKPVVATIRPYGLLLREPVGERLEVAVLVPPSANPHVYEPTPAQVRQVAGARLVVANGAGLDGWVVDKVVRPNALGTPVFSVAEHTGEPLLTTPTGPDPHVWLDPLRVAGALSALAEALAQADPQEAALYRTRAGRLRAELERLDQEMRGLLAERKRPGVITLRNPFRYFTARYGVPILYTIVPNPEAPEATAKAAAEAKKVAQEKGIRHALAPLAAKGQALPLAQNLGLEAILADVLGEVAKTYPELVRKVGEAFAQALR; encoded by the coding sequence ATGGCGGCTTTGGCCCAGAAGCCGGTGGTGGCCACCATCCGGCCCTACGGCCTCCTCCTGCGGGAGCCGGTGGGCGAGCGCCTGGAGGTGGCGGTCCTGGTACCCCCCTCCGCCAACCCCCACGTCTATGAGCCCACCCCCGCCCAGGTGCGCCAGGTGGCGGGGGCCCGCTTGGTGGTGGCCAATGGGGCGGGCCTGGACGGCTGGGTGGTGGACAAGGTGGTGCGGCCCAACGCCCTGGGCACCCCCGTCTTCTCCGTGGCCGAGCACACGGGGGAGCCCCTCCTCACCACCCCCACCGGCCCTGACCCCCACGTCTGGCTGGACCCCCTGCGGGTCGCAGGGGCCCTTTCCGCCCTGGCGGAGGCCCTGGCCCAGGCGGACCCCCAGGAAGCAGCCCTGTACCGGACCCGGGCCGGGCGGTTGCGGGCGGAGCTGGAGCGGCTGGACCAGGAGATGCGCGGTCTTCTGGCGGAACGGAAGCGGCCTGGGGTGATCACCCTGCGCAACCCCTTCCGCTACTTCACCGCCCGCTATGGGGTGCCCATCCTCTACACCATCGTGCCCAACCCGGAGGCTCCAGAGGCCACGGCCAAGGCGGCGGCAGAGGCCAAGAAGGTGGCTCAGGAAAAGGGTATTCGCCACGCCCTGGCGCCCCTAGCCGCTAAAGGCCAGGCCTTGCCCTTGGCCCAAAATTTGGGCCTCGAGGCCATCCTGGCGGACGTCTTGGGCGAGGTGGCCAAGACCTACCCCGAGCTGGTGCGCAAGGTGGGGGAAGCCTTCGCCCAGGCCTTGCGGTGA
- a CDS encoding winged helix-turn-helix domain-containing protein: protein MPQVARHLTLRELERRYKKAKDPVEKTRFQAVYHAAKGLSAKEIARITLQTPRWVHATVRRYNLLGPEALRDGRHSNPGARPKLTPEETLKVLQALEGSPPDGGLWTGPKLQRWVAEHLGKRLSLNPIYRLLHEAGFALRVPRPVHRKAEREAQEAFKKNSAKRWRRPGQRGEG from the coding sequence ATGCCCCAGGTAGCCCGTCACCTGACCCTGAGGGAACTGGAGCGGAGGTACAAGAAGGCCAAGGACCCGGTGGAAAAGACCCGCTTCCAAGCCGTCTACCACGCGGCCAAGGGCCTCTCCGCCAAGGAGATCGCCCGCATCACCCTGCAGACTCCCCGTTGGGTACATGCCACCGTGCGCCGGTACAACCTCCTGGGCCCCGAGGCCCTGCGGGATGGGCGGCACTCCAACCCCGGAGCCCGGCCCAAGCTCACCCCGGAGGAGACCCTAAAGGTGCTGCAGGCCCTGGAGGGTTCCCCTCCCGACGGGGGCTTGTGGACGGGGCCCAAGCTGCAGCGGTGGGTGGCGGAGCATCTGGGGAAGCGGCTTTCCCTCAATCCCATCTACCGCCTACTCCACGAGGCGGGGTTTGCCCTGAGGGTGCCGCGCCCGGTGCACCGGAAGGCGGAGAGGGAGGCGCAGGAGGCGTTCAAAAAAAACTCCGCCAAGAGGTGGCGGCGGCCCGGGCAGCGGGGCGAAGGGTGA
- a CDS encoding IS630 family transposase, translating to MRVFAYDEHRMGLKPVYRRVWARRGERPKAVVAHRYRWFYLCTFVEPETGESLSLLVDGIDTEVMSWALREFRGWLGEEEGEVWVVLDRAGWHVSPRVAVPEGVRLVFLPPYSPELQPVERVWPLVNEAVANRYFADLGALMEAVEGRWLVLQGDRELLRRHTLFHWWPGAKGSA from the coding sequence GTGAGGGTGTTTGCCTACGACGAGCACCGGATGGGGCTGAAGCCGGTGTACCGGCGGGTGTGGGCCCGGCGGGGGGAGAGGCCCAAGGCGGTGGTGGCGCACCGGTACCGGTGGTTCTACCTGTGCACCTTCGTGGAGCCGGAGACGGGGGAGAGCCTGAGCCTTCTGGTGGATGGGATAGACACCGAGGTGATGAGCTGGGCCTTGCGGGAGTTTCGCGGGTGGCTTGGGGAGGAGGAGGGGGAGGTGTGGGTGGTTTTGGACCGGGCGGGGTGGCACGTGTCCCCGAGGGTGGCGGTGCCGGAGGGGGTTCGGCTGGTGTTTTTGCCTCCCTACTCCCCGGAGCTGCAGCCGGTGGAGCGGGTGTGGCCTTTGGTGAACGAGGCGGTGGCGAACCGGTACTTTGCGGACTTGGGGGCCTTGATGGAGGCGGTGGAGGGGCGGTGGTTGGTGCTGCAGGGGGACCGGGAGCTCCTCAGGAGGCACACCCTCTTCCACTGGTGGCCCGGGGCGAAGGGTTCTGCGTAA
- a CDS encoding DeoR/GlpR family DNA-binding transcription regulator, producing MPLASLRRQTLLDLLRSQGGMSTKELARRLGVSEATVRRDLAALARQGLLLREHGGALLPEAEPPYALKLEQHRPVKEAIARRARELVPDGATVILDSGTTALALARLLAGRPLRAVTLDLPIAQALAQGETEVLLPGGRVRNGFYSLVGSWTEELLSQVRADLFFLGADAFGPEGVTNHTFEEAAVKRKAMAVSARTVLLADRSKWGKRAPAFVAPLEALSLVITDLEDPALKARVPVEVVRGTL from the coding sequence ATGCCTCTCGCCAGCCTACGCCGGCAGACCCTTCTGGACCTCCTTCGGTCCCAGGGGGGGATGAGCACCAAGGAGCTGGCCCGTCGCCTGGGGGTCTCCGAGGCCACGGTGCGCCGGGACCTGGCGGCCCTGGCCCGGCAGGGGCTCCTCCTGCGGGAGCACGGGGGGGCTCTCCTCCCGGAGGCGGAGCCCCCCTATGCCCTGAAGCTGGAGCAGCACCGCCCGGTGAAGGAGGCCATCGCGCGGAGGGCGCGGGAGCTGGTGCCCGACGGGGCCACGGTGATCCTGGACTCGGGCACCACCGCCTTGGCCCTGGCCCGGCTCCTGGCGGGCAGGCCCCTCCGGGCCGTGACCCTGGACCTGCCCATCGCCCAGGCCCTGGCCCAGGGGGAGACGGAGGTCCTCCTCCCCGGGGGAAGGGTGCGGAACGGGTTCTACAGCCTGGTGGGCTCCTGGACGGAGGAGCTTCTCAGCCAGGTGCGGGCGGACCTCTTCTTCCTGGGCGCTGACGCCTTCGGCCCCGAGGGGGTCACCAACCACACCTTTGAGGAGGCGGCGGTGAAGCGGAAGGCTATGGCGGTGAGCGCCAGGACCGTGCTCCTGGCGGACCGGAGCAAGTGGGGCAAGAGGGCTCCGGCCTTCGTGGCTCCCCTCGAGGCCCTGAGCCTGGTGATCACGGACCTCGAGGACCCCGCCCTGAAGGCCCGGGTGCCGGTGGAGGTGGTGCGTGGAACGCTTTGA
- a CDS encoding BtpA/SgcQ family protein, with protein MERFEALFGLKPVIAMVHLRALPGTPLYDGDLEGIVEAARQDLLALQEAGVDAVMFGNENDRPYELQVDPASTATMAYVIGRLKGEIRVPFGVDVLWDPMATMALAAATGAQFAREIFTGLYGSDMGLWQGRAAEALRYRRRLGRGDLFLLYNVSAEFASPLDSRSLVERARSAVFSSLADAVLVSGPMTGEGVDLDHLRAVKAALPQVPVLANTGVRHETVEEILQVADGVIVGTALKREGITWNPVDPERARAFMARVRRTRGR; from the coding sequence GTGGAACGCTTTGAAGCCCTTTTCGGTCTCAAGCCGGTTATCGCCATGGTGCACCTTCGGGCCCTCCCGGGAACCCCGCTGTACGACGGGGACCTGGAGGGGATCGTGGAGGCGGCCCGGCAGGACCTCCTGGCCCTGCAGGAGGCCGGGGTGGACGCGGTGATGTTCGGCAACGAGAACGACCGCCCCTATGAGCTCCAGGTGGACCCGGCCAGCACCGCCACCATGGCCTACGTCATCGGCCGCTTGAAGGGGGAGATCCGTGTACCCTTCGGCGTGGACGTGCTGTGGGATCCCATGGCCACCATGGCCCTAGCCGCGGCCACGGGGGCCCAGTTTGCCCGGGAGATCTTCACCGGCCTCTACGGCTCGGACATGGGCCTTTGGCAAGGGAGGGCGGCGGAGGCCCTGCGCTACCGCAGAAGGCTCGGCCGGGGGGATCTCTTCCTCCTTTACAACGTGTCCGCGGAGTTCGCCTCCCCCCTGGACTCCCGCTCCCTGGTGGAAAGGGCCAGGAGCGCGGTGTTTTCCAGCCTGGCGGACGCCGTCTTGGTCTCCGGCCCCATGACCGGGGAGGGGGTAGACCTGGACCACCTGCGGGCGGTGAAGGCGGCCCTGCCCCAGGTGCCCGTGCTGGCCAACACCGGCGTGCGCCACGAAACCGTGGAGGAGATCCTCCAGGTGGCGGACGGGGTCATCGTGGGCACCGCCCTCAAGCGGGAGGGGATCACCTGGAACCCCGTGGACCCGGAGCGGGCCCGGGCCTTCATGGCCAGGGTGCGGCGGACAAGGGGGCGCTGA
- a CDS encoding FGGY-family carbohydrate kinase: MVLGVDVGTTSVKAVLLGEGGEVLAEAEHPHPLHSPHPGFAEEDPEDWWRGLKAVVLRVLQGRDPRGLRALGISGMVPALILHDAQGRPLRPSLQQNDARAVAEIRELKERFGDEWLFARTGATWNQQVLAPKLLWLRRREPEVWAEARWVSGSYEHLAFRLTGARYQEANWALESGLWDPGSGVWLQEVLDYVGLEASRLGPVRRPWEVVGEVASRAAEEVGLPPGLPVIAGSADHIAAALASGLREEGEAVVKLGGAGDFLYAVDRFAPVPELFIDFHDIPGLFVINGCMATTGSLLRWFRDAFRPGVGFAQLDEEAEAVAPGAQGLVVLPYFLGEKTPIHDPEARGTVVGLTLTHTPAHLWRALLEAVAYAFRHHVEVLEARGHRVGRLFVMDGGARSRLWRRILASVLERPLERLAEASLGSAFGTAFLAGVAAGLWGYGDLERKVEEVTEPVEAWIPTYRELYGVYRDLYGRLKDLYPRLGGSHA; encoded by the coding sequence ATGGTCCTGGGCGTTGACGTGGGCACCACCTCGGTGAAGGCCGTCCTCCTGGGGGAAGGGGGAGAGGTGTTGGCGGAGGCCGAGCACCCCCACCCCCTCCACTCCCCCCATCCCGGCTTCGCCGAGGAGGATCCCGAGGACTGGTGGCGGGGTCTGAAGGCGGTGGTCCTTAGGGTGCTCCAGGGCCGGGATCCGAGGGGCCTGAGGGCCTTGGGGATCTCGGGCATGGTGCCCGCCCTCATCCTCCACGACGCCCAGGGGCGTCCCCTTAGGCCTTCCCTCCAGCAGAACGACGCCCGGGCGGTGGCGGAGATCCGCGAGCTTAAGGAGCGCTTCGGGGACGAATGGCTCTTCGCCCGCACCGGGGCCACCTGGAACCAGCAGGTCCTGGCCCCCAAGCTCCTCTGGCTACGGCGCCGCGAGCCGGAGGTGTGGGCGGAGGCCCGCTGGGTGTCGGGCTCCTACGAGCACCTGGCCTTCCGCCTCACGGGGGCCCGGTACCAGGAGGCCAACTGGGCCCTGGAGTCGGGGCTTTGGGACCCGGGGTCAGGAGTCTGGCTCCAGGAGGTCCTGGACTACGTGGGCTTGGAGGCCTCCCGGCTGGGGCCGGTGCGCCGGCCCTGGGAGGTGGTGGGGGAGGTGGCCTCGAGGGCGGCCGAGGAGGTGGGCCTTCCCCCTGGCCTTCCCGTCATCGCGGGAAGCGCCGACCACATCGCCGCGGCCCTGGCCTCGGGGCTCAGGGAGGAGGGGGAGGCGGTGGTCAAGCTGGGAGGGGCGGGGGACTTCCTCTACGCGGTGGACCGCTTCGCCCCCGTGCCGGAGCTCTTCATCGACTTCCACGACATCCCCGGCCTCTTCGTCATCAACGGGTGCATGGCCACCACAGGGAGCCTCCTGCGCTGGTTCCGGGACGCCTTCCGGCCCGGGGTGGGGTTTGCCCAGCTGGACGAGGAGGCGGAGGCCGTGGCCCCGGGGGCCCAGGGCCTGGTGGTCCTCCCCTACTTCCTGGGGGAGAAGACCCCCATCCACGACCCCGAGGCCCGGGGAACGGTGGTGGGCCTCACCCTCACCCACACCCCCGCCCACCTCTGGCGGGCCCTTTTGGAGGCGGTGGCCTACGCCTTCCGGCACCACGTGGAGGTCCTCGAGGCCAGGGGCCACCGGGTGGGGCGCCTCTTCGTCATGGACGGGGGGGCCAGGAGCCGGCTTTGGCGGCGGATCCTGGCCAGCGTGCTGGAAAGGCCCTTGGAGAGGCTGGCCGAGGCCAGCCTCGGCAGCGCCTTCGGCACCGCCTTTCTGGCGGGGGTGGCCGCAGGGCTTTGGGGGTATGGGGATCTGGAGCGCAAGGTGGAGGAGGTGACGGAGCCCGTGGAGGCCTGGATCCCCACCTACCGGGAGCTTTACGGGGTCTACCGGGATCTCTACGGGCGCCTAAAGGACCTCTACCCTCGCTTGGGAGGTAGCCATGCCTAA
- a CDS encoding SDR family NAD(P)-dependent oxidoreductase gives MPNALVTGAGTGIGEAIARRLARDGYKVWVTDRDAEAARKVAESLGMPHLRVDVTRREDLEAARERVYAEDGRLDVLVANAGVSTMNRFLDLTEEEWDFNFAVNAKGTFLTLQTFARGMVHQPLMPGRELRGKMVAIASMAARQAAPLLAHYSASKFAVLGLVQAAAKELAPFRVTVNAVNPGFVRTSMQEREVLWESRLRGLSPEEVVQDYIRQTPLGRLETPEDVAKAVAFLAGPDSDFLTGEALEVNGGAWIF, from the coding sequence ATGCCTAACGCCTTGGTGACAGGAGCGGGAACCGGGATCGGGGAGGCCATCGCCCGGCGCCTGGCCCGGGACGGGTATAAGGTCTGGGTCACGGACCGGGATGCCGAGGCCGCCCGGAAGGTGGCGGAGAGCCTAGGGATGCCCCACCTGCGGGTGGACGTGACCCGTCGGGAGGACCTGGAGGCCGCCCGGGAGCGGGTCTACGCCGAAGATGGCCGCCTGGACGTCCTGGTGGCCAACGCCGGGGTCTCCACCATGAACCGCTTTCTGGACCTGACGGAGGAGGAGTGGGACTTCAACTTTGCCGTGAACGCCAAGGGCACCTTCCTCACCCTGCAGACCTTCGCCCGGGGCATGGTGCACCAGCCCCTCATGCCGGGGAGGGAGCTCAGGGGGAAGATGGTGGCCATCGCCTCCATGGCCGCCCGGCAGGCGGCCCCCCTCCTGGCCCACTACAGCGCCAGCAAGTTCGCCGTCTTGGGCCTGGTGCAGGCGGCGGCCAAGGAGCTTGCTCCCTTCCGGGTCACGGTGAACGCCGTCAACCCGGGGTTCGTGCGCACCTCCATGCAGGAAAGGGAGGTTCTTTGGGAAAGCCGCCTGCGGGGCCTCTCCCCGGAGGAGGTGGTCCAGGACTACATCCGCCAGACCCCCCTGGGCCGGCTGGAAACCCCCGAGGACGTGGCCAAGGCGGTGGCCTTCCTGGCGGGGCCGGATTCCGACTTCCTCACCGGGGAGGCCTTGGAGGTGAATGGCGGTGCCTGGATCTTCTAG
- a CDS encoding carbohydrate ABC transporter permease: protein MAVPGSSRALRHLAHGLLWAFSLAFLLPLLWTLRSALLPEGQAYALPPVWGPWTLENFAQALGGPIGKALRNSLLVASLVVLLGLPLAAGLAYALARYRLGGEGLRFAVLATQMLPPIVLALPLFALFRLLGLAGTLQGLVLAYLAFALPFMAWLLLGFFQGLPRELEEAAYVDGASPFGVFFRIVLPLSAPGLFAAGVLGFLLSWNEFLFALLLSGRDTQTIPVVLSALITQRGVLFAQVAAGVVLSVLPVALLARLVDRYLVEGLTLGAVK, encoded by the coding sequence ATGGCGGTGCCTGGATCTTCTAGGGCCCTGAGACACCTGGCCCACGGGCTCCTTTGGGCCTTCAGCCTGGCCTTTCTCCTCCCCCTCCTCTGGACCCTAAGGAGCGCCCTCCTGCCCGAGGGCCAGGCCTACGCCCTGCCCCCCGTCTGGGGCCCTTGGACCCTGGAGAACTTCGCCCAGGCCCTGGGGGGGCCCATCGGCAAGGCCCTTAGGAACAGCCTCCTGGTGGCCTCCCTGGTGGTCCTCCTCGGGCTTCCCTTGGCGGCGGGCCTGGCCTACGCCCTGGCCCGGTACCGGCTCGGGGGAGAGGGCCTCCGCTTCGCCGTGCTGGCCACCCAGATGCTCCCCCCCATCGTCCTGGCCCTGCCCCTCTTCGCCCTCTTCCGCCTCCTAGGACTGGCCGGCACCCTCCAGGGCCTGGTCCTGGCCTACCTGGCCTTTGCCCTGCCCTTCATGGCCTGGCTCCTCTTGGGCTTCTTCCAGGGGCTTCCCCGGGAGCTGGAGGAGGCCGCCTACGTGGACGGGGCAAGCCCCTTCGGGGTCTTTTTCCGCATCGTCCTGCCCCTTTCCGCCCCGGGGCTCTTCGCCGCCGGGGTCTTGGGCTTCCTCCTCTCCTGGAATGAGTTCCTTTTCGCCCTGCTCCTCTCGGGGCGGGACACCCAGACCATTCCCGTGGTCCTCTCCGCCCTCATCACGCAACGGGGGGTGCTCTTCGCCCAGGTGGCGGCGGGGGTGGTGCTCTCCGTGCTCCCCGTGGCCCTCCTCGCCCGCCTGGTGGACCGCTACCTGGTGGAGGGCCTCACCCTGGGGGCGGTGAAGTGA